In the genome of Nocardia terpenica, one region contains:
- a CDS encoding FAD binding domain-containing protein, whose amino-acid sequence MEFLRPGTWAQALELKAAHPGATPIQGGTDVMVELNFDKGRPAALLDLNPCRELLDIAEIDGKLRIGAAVPYVKIIRELHRQVPALAQAARTVGSPQIRNRGSVGGNLGAASPAGDSHPALLAANAVIEAESAERGSRMIPVDDFYVWVKKNALEPDELIRAVWLPLATGPQYFSKVGTRNAMVIAVCSFAIALHPEDRSAGTGIGSSGPTPMRAVPAEEFLAAALPWDDPAPLADSLLREFGSLVAASAKPIDDVRGTADYRKHALSVLARRTLTWAWNDFAAQRRAA is encoded by the coding sequence ATGGAATTCCTGCGACCCGGCACCTGGGCCCAGGCACTGGAATTGAAGGCCGCCCATCCCGGGGCCACCCCGATTCAGGGCGGTACGGATGTGATGGTGGAGCTCAATTTCGACAAGGGCCGCCCGGCCGCGCTGCTGGATCTGAATCCGTGCCGCGAACTGCTCGACATTGCGGAGATCGACGGGAAACTGCGCATCGGCGCGGCGGTCCCGTACGTCAAGATCATTCGTGAGCTGCATCGACAGGTGCCCGCCCTGGCGCAGGCGGCGCGCACGGTGGGGTCGCCGCAGATCCGCAATCGCGGTTCGGTGGGCGGTAATCTCGGGGCCGCGTCCCCGGCCGGGGACAGCCATCCCGCGCTGCTGGCCGCGAATGCCGTGATCGAGGCCGAATCCGCCGAACGCGGCAGCCGGATGATTCCGGTCGACGATTTCTATGTGTGGGTGAAGAAGAACGCCCTGGAACCGGACGAGTTGATTCGGGCGGTATGGCTTCCGCTGGCGACCGGGCCGCAATATTTCTCGAAAGTGGGTACCCGGAACGCGATGGTTATCGCGGTGTGCTCGTTCGCGATCGCGCTCCACCCGGAGGATCGCAGTGCCGGCACCGGCATCGGGTCGTCGGGGCCCACGCCGATGCGCGCCGTTCCGGCCGAGGAATTCCTGGCCGCGGCGCTGCCGTGGGACGATCCGGCGCCGCTGGCGGATTCGCTGCTGCGGGAATTCGGGTCGCTTGTTGCGGCATCGGCAAAACCTATCGACGATGTGCGCGGCACCGCGGACTATCGCAAACACGCCCTGTCGGTACTCGCGCGCCGCACGCTGACCTGGGCCTGGAACGACTTCGCGGCGCAGAGGAGGGCGGCCTGA